A stretch of Camelina sativa cultivar DH55 chromosome 18, Cs, whole genome shotgun sequence DNA encodes these proteins:
- the LOC104763091 gene encoding glutathione S-transferase T3-like: protein MDRSNPYSFPAPYFVDLLNSQQDSNTSETPHVPNSTETSQPTQFTTSFPSQPFQFLSQPIHFSSSTVPSECIDVNLDENEDEGGRGSRKRWTTEEDVRLISAWLNTSKDPVVSNEQRLGSFWKRVSDNYQASEGASGTNSRGLVQCKTWWNKINHQVNKFVGCYTQASARRKSGESEDDVLKVAYEMYMNDMKKPFMLGHCWRELKHDQKWNSEGGTSKRTKLDSEGVYSSNSTNDGIEERPPGVKASKKKGKKAAVSNDGEDVSAVKLDWIIAMKEKEQQAKDRQDRMRLLESLLNNPNLTPAQGELREKLTDQMLSHT from the coding sequence ATGGATCGTAGCAACCCTTACAGTTTCCCTGCTCCTTACTTTGTAGACCTGTTGAACTCTCAACAGGACTCAAACACTTCTGAAACTCCTCATGTACCAAATTCCACAGAAACATCTCAGCCTACTCAGTTTACCACATCTTTCCCCTCTCAGCCTTTCCAATTCCTTTCGCAACCAATTCACTTTAGCTCTTCCACTGTCCCTTCCGAGTGTATTGATGTTAATTTAGATGAGAATGAAGACGAGGGAGGTAGAGGAAGTAGAAAGAGGTGGACTACAGAGGAGGATGTCCGGCTCATAAGCGCTTGGTTGAACACAAGCAAAGATCCGGTTGTGAGTAATGAACAGCGGTTGGGTTCCTTCTGGAAGAGGGTGTCAGATAATTACCAAGCAAGCGAGGGAGCATCTGGGACCAATAGTAGAGGGCTTGTTCAGTGTAAGACTTGGTGGAATAAGATAAACCACCAAGTCAATAAGTTTGTGGGCTGTTACACTCAAGCGAGTGCAAGAAGGAAGAgtggagaatcagaagatgatgtgTTGAAGGTGGCATATGAGATGTACATGAATGACATGAAAAAACCGTTTATGCTAGGGCATTGTTGGAGGGAACTCAAGCATGATCAGAAATGGAACTCGGAGGGTGGAACCTCTAAGAGGACTAAGCTTGATTCAGAAGGAGTTTACTCATCCAACTCAACAAACGATGGCATTGAGGAGAGGCCTCCAGGTGTTAAGGCGTCCAAGAAGAAAGGTAAGAAGGCGGCAGTGAGTAATGATGGTGAGGATGTTTCAGCGGTTAAACTAGATTGGATTATTGCCATGAAGGAAAAGGAACAACAGGCTAAAGATAGGCAAGACAGAATGAGATTGCTAGAGAGTCTCCTAAACAACCCTAACCTTACACCAGCTCAAGGAGAACTCAGAGAAAAGCTAACTGACCAAATGTTGTCCCACACATAG